Proteins from one Mesotoga infera genomic window:
- a CDS encoding cobalamin B12-binding domain-containing protein: MKTLYEEFRKALDEQDKDRAVEICIKAIDEERTDIPGLYLHVLTPALNEWDCDYESDRLCIWNEHVRSSIVRTVMECCYPYIARKKRERFGDVKGPKVAVVCPIEEYHEIGARMIADIFALAGYDVTFAGANTPQDSFLEAVKVLKPLYVAVSISNYYNLISGRRVISQIKQWTPQSSIIVGGNAFRNNPEYWKEIGADIYLTDPVEILKMGERDLK; this comes from the coding sequence TTGAAAACGCTCTATGAGGAGTTCAGAAAGGCTCTGGACGAACAGGACAAAGACAGGGCGGTCGAGATCTGTATAAAAGCCATAGATGAGGAAAGGACGGACATTCCCGGTCTTTATCTTCATGTGTTGACTCCCGCCCTGAACGAATGGGACTGTGATTACGAGTCCGACAGGCTCTGCATATGGAACGAACATGTGAGAAGTTCCATAGTCAGAACGGTAATGGAGTGTTGCTACCCCTATATCGCGCGCAAGAAAAGGGAGAGGTTCGGCGACGTAAAAGGCCCCAAGGTTGCCGTCGTCTGCCCGATTGAGGAGTACCACGAAATCGGAGCGAGGATGATCGCCGATATCTTCGCGCTGGCCGGTTACGACGTTACTTTCGCCGGCGCGAACACCCCACAGGATTCCTTTCTAGAGGCCGTTAAGGTTTTAAAGCCACTGTACGTTGCCGTTAGCATATCCAACTACTACAATCTGATAAGCGGGCGGCGCGTCATTTCACAAATCAAGCAGTGGACGCCCCAGTCCAGTATAATCGTTGGGGGAAACGCCTTTAGAAACAACCCAGAATACTGGAAAGAGATCGGCGCCGACATTTATCTCACCGATCCGGTCGAGATTCTGAAGATGGGGGAGCGTGATCTCAAATGA
- a CDS encoding aldo/keto reductase: MIYRRLKNSDEKIAAIGLGTWAIGGREGPDTSRDGEYIDTIARAIEMGYHHIDTAEYYAGGHTEELIGEAISLFDRRELFLVSKVWPTHLRERDLHRALDGTLKRLRTDYVDMYLVHWPNPDVPLGETMKAMADEVRAGRTRFIGVSNFDTNLLKKAIAVSTEPIVNNQVLFNIEDRQAMYELLPFCQSEGITLTAYSPLKRNLVSEFTRQALERLAEKYYASPQQIMLAWLLGKEGVIVIPKAEKIDHLRSNIDSKNIVLTPEDMKILDELKGGGLV, from the coding sequence ATGATATACAGGCGACTCAAAAATAGCGACGAGAAGATAGCTGCAATCGGTCTGGGAACGTGGGCTATCGGAGGTAGGGAAGGTCCGGACACCTCCAGGGACGGGGAGTACATAGATACCATCGCACGTGCGATAGAGATGGGCTACCATCACATAGACACTGCCGAATATTACGCCGGAGGCCATACTGAAGAGTTGATCGGGGAAGCCATATCGCTTTTCGACAGGAGAGAGCTCTTTCTGGTCTCCAAGGTTTGGCCGACGCACCTGAGAGAGAGAGATCTGCACAGAGCGCTGGACGGTACACTAAAAAGGTTACGCACCGACTATGTCGATATGTATCTGGTTCACTGGCCCAATCCCGACGTGCCTCTGGGCGAGACCATGAAGGCGATGGCAGACGAGGTCAGGGCCGGAAGAACCAGGTTCATCGGCGTTTCGAACTTCGATACAAACCTCCTCAAGAAAGCGATCGCCGTCTCGACGGAACCTATCGTCAACAACCAGGTTCTTTTCAACATCGAGGATCGTCAGGCGATGTATGAGCTTCTTCCATTCTGTCAGAGTGAAGGCATAACCCTCACGGCTTATTCTCCCCTGAAGAGAAATCTTGTGAGTGAATTCACCAGGCAGGCGCTTGAGAGGTTGGCGGAGAAATACTACGCCTCTCCCCAGCAGATAATGCTGGCCTGGCTTCTAGGAAAGGAAGGAGTAATCGTGATACCGAAAGCGGAAAAAATCGATCATCTGAGATCGAACATCGATTCGAAGAACATCGTTCTGACTCCGGAGGACATGAAGATTCTAGACGAATTAAAGGGAGGTGGGCTCGTTTGA
- a CDS encoding DUF1538 domain-containing protein, producing MKVAEMIKSLWMIVRSVIPLAGFLIIFQVLIFRKPLGDLKSLLLGIVMSVFGLFLFLKGASISLIPLGGSFGRSIVVLDNILLIIAIAFLLGFLATLVEPALTSTSLEIEEVSTGTIPSASITYSAAVGFGLGMALGVFKIVSGTSIKTIMVPFLIAMTVLVILSSKEMVGIAFDVAAATTGPVNIPITVAISIGLSSVIQGSDPLLNGFGLVGFAFMGAAMSILFLGTVMRFF from the coding sequence ATGAAAGTAGCCGAAATGATAAAGAGCCTGTGGATGATCGTTCGCTCCGTCATTCCTCTTGCAGGCTTTTTGATAATCTTCCAGGTTTTAATTTTCAGAAAGCCGCTCGGGGATCTTAAGAGCCTGCTCCTGGGCATCGTGATGAGCGTATTCGGTCTTTTCCTGTTTCTCAAAGGAGCCTCGATCTCCCTCATACCGCTGGGAGGCTCCTTCGGCAGGAGTATCGTGGTTCTTGACAACATTCTGCTGATAATAGCCATAGCCTTTTTGCTGGGCTTTCTGGCAACTCTGGTCGAGCCGGCCCTGACTTCGACCTCGCTGGAAATTGAAGAAGTTTCGACAGGGACTATACCCTCGGCCTCGATCACTTACTCCGCGGCGGTGGGATTCGGACTCGGCATGGCTCTGGGTGTTTTCAAAATCGTGAGCGGCACCTCCATCAAAACTATAATGGTTCCTTTTTTGATTGCAATGACGGTTCTTGTGATACTTTCCAGCAAAGAGATGGTGGGCATAGCCTTCGACGTTGCGGCAGCCACTACCGGACCGGTCAATATACCGATAACCGTGGCGATCTCGATAGGCCTTTCTTCGGTCATACAGGGCAGTGATCCTCTGCTCAACGGATTCGGGCTGGTCGGTTTCGCCTTCATGGGTGCGGCTATGTCGATTCTCTTTTTAGGCACCGTTATGAGGTTCTTCTGA
- a CDS encoding P-II family nitrogen regulator produces the protein MSDVCAIIAIVERGRAEEIVKAARAAGARGATVSFGRGTSDNEIKKFLHINVESSKEIILILTKRSDLDGIFQAVVDSGKLEEEGKGIAFVLDVPKMVGRL, from the coding sequence GTGAGTGATGTCTGCGCGATAATCGCGATTGTAGAAAGGGGAAGGGCCGAGGAGATAGTAAAGGCCGCCCGGGCCGCCGGAGCAAGGGGGGCGACCGTGAGCTTCGGGAGGGGTACTAGCGACAACGAAATAAAGAAGTTCCTGCATATAAACGTTGAGTCTTCGAAGGAAATTATACTCATACTCACGAAGAGAAGCGATCTGGACGGCATATTCCAGGCCGTTGTCGATTCGGGAAAACTCGAAGAGGAGGGGAAGGGAATAGCTTTCGTGCTGGACGTCCCGAAGATGGTCGGCAGATTGTGA
- a CDS encoding pseudouridine synthase, translating into MRLQEILSRLTGLSRRKSTQAILDGRVRIDGKVERYPRREIDPQSSSIEFDGKTLEFKKQATVVYLINKPAGYLSAMTDDRGRKTLSDLIAGKIQERVFHVGRLDQGTSGLLILTNDGELAHLVSHPASEIEKAYLVKIRGKLDDIQLQAIRDGITLEDGFTTSPARVSIARSDRDTTTLRLILHEGHKREIREMFKALGKSVVSLVRVSIGGLDISIVPRPGEIKKLGKKEIDLIKQGSKRKNQGR; encoded by the coding sequence TTGAGACTACAGGAGATACTGTCCCGGCTGACGGGCCTGTCCAGGAGGAAATCGACACAGGCGATACTGGACGGCAGAGTCAGGATTGACGGGAAAGTCGAAAGATACCCCAGACGGGAAATCGATCCCCAGAGCTCGTCGATCGAATTCGACGGCAAGACCCTGGAATTCAAAAAACAGGCCACGGTCGTCTATTTGATCAACAAACCGGCCGGATATCTCAGCGCCATGACCGACGACCGCGGCCGAAAGACTCTCTCGGACCTTATAGCCGGGAAGATACAAGAGCGTGTCTTCCACGTCGGGAGGCTCGACCAGGGGACTTCCGGGCTGTTGATTCTGACCAACGACGGGGAACTGGCTCACTTGGTTTCACACCCCGCTTCGGAGATCGAAAAGGCCTACCTTGTCAAAATACGTGGAAAACTCGACGATATTCAGTTGCAGGCCATCAGAGACGGGATAACTCTTGAGGATGGTTTTACCACCTCGCCCGCCAGAGTTAGTATAGCCAGAAGCGACAGAGATACAACCACTCTGAGATTGATACTTCACGAAGGTCACAAGCGGGAGATAAGAGAGATGTTCAAAGCTCTGGGAAAGAGCGTTGTGAGCCTGGTCAGGGTCTCGATAGGCGGTCTGGACATCTCGATTGTGCCCAGGCCCGGGGAGATCAAAAAGCTAGGAAAAAAGGAAATCGATCTGATAAAACAGGGTTCGAAAAGAAAGAATCAAGGGCGGTAA